The following DNA comes from Plasmodium vivax chromosome 11, whole genome shotgun sequence.
TTTGACGGTAAGAGAGGGGTGTAGCACGTGGTGGCGGCGCCCTTTCCCGTTTCGGCCCTCGGACCACGTCCCTGCGTCGTCGCGCTTCGTTTGGTTTGCCCATCTGTACGAACGCCTTTACTTACCCCTCTGTGCGCACCCCTTAtttgtccccccccccgcagaacaTAAAACGAATCGACCGCATACTGAAGCTCTGCGCGGAGAGCCCACAGCTGGTTTACTTCGCCACGGAGTCGCTGAAAAACCACCGAAGCAAGGCAAACCGGAAGACATACAAGAATTACTTCAGCATAGGCAGAAGGTACAAAGAAATTTTtgagaagaggaaaagggacGTCATCAACTCGAAGGAGGAGCTCTTCCAACTGTGCAAGCATTTGTTACCATGTGATGGGGTGGACAAGGGGGACCACACCACAACGGTGCAGTTTgagcgggggagcggcgggtAAATCGGTACGACACCTGGGTGGGCATCAACAATGTGGCTACAGCCCGTCGTTCATTTCATCTgactttttttcgcccctcctctaccgtttttttttttttttctttctttcttttttttgtgccaacTTCTCAATATGTGTACCATTTGCAAACAAACTCCCGTTCgagttaaatttttttaaaatctctTTTTTAAGCGGCGAAAGTGACTTTTCGGCCGCGCTGGtctgaagaggaaggaaacGCACGGACGAAAAATggggcacaaaaaagcgGGAAAATAACACACACATCTGTGGCATGCATAAAGCGCGGTGCTTCTATGGGAGACTCTCCCGAGTGAGCCGCCCATATAGACCCACTTCTAACTCCGCCCATAGAAACCCACTTCTAACTCCGCCCATATAGACCACTTCTAACTGCTGCCCAGAACGACGTCGAAGAGGTAGTTCTTGATGAGGCCCAACTCGTCGTCCAGCTTGTTCAAGTTTCTCTCCACAAGAATCGGGAAGAGCTTCTGCGAGAGGGCGTGGCACATCCTCTTGTTGACAAAGTGGATGCCCGCGTGCATCAAATGAAACGAAGTGCATTCGCTTTCCCTGCTGGAGGGTTCATTAAACAGGGGAATCACTTTCGCAAGGTATTCATTCTTTTTGGCAAAgtctttctcattttttattttctttaatagGTCATCTTCAGATAAGTCATCTGTGCTGTACTCGCTGTCCAGTTGGGGAGGCTCCTTGTCACCACAATTCGGGTGAGCACTGGACCGGTTGGCTCCACTAAAGGGGGTGCCAAAGCGGCCTTTTAACGAAAGAAGCTTCACACTTGGTGGGGTCTGCTGCCCGAGCgatggaggaggaggagcagcactTGTTCCGTTCCGCCTTAAGTACGGAGAGAGAAGGTGCGCAAAATAGAGCTctagtaaaaaaaacgaactgGAGAATATTTTCacctccaaattttttagcacaaaataaatgaacgcTTCACAATGTTTCAGTCCATCCTGCTTGAAGAGGTTGTAGAGGACCGTTTCGAAAATGTGTCCGGCGCCAAgttggccattttttaagtcgtcgaaaatttcttttctcaCTTTTAGGAGCTTCCTCTTGGAAAGGTAGGCATCTAACTGGTTATAGAATTTGCTCCTCTCTTCGGGGGAGATGTCAATTTGGATGTTCCTATTGAATGGGTCCTTCGTTGGATGGTCCCTCGCCGGTTGGTCCTTCTCCGGTTGGTCCTTCGTTGGTTGTCCTTCCCGCTGCGCCTCACCGTTGGGGCCCTCCTCACTGACGAAGATCCCTCTAATATCCCGCAGGAAACCCTGCTTGCGCTcaatcttttttataatccgCTCGCACTGCCGGTCGGATAACTTCTTATGCTTGTAAAAGTCAAAATCTTCGCTGTGGAAATGGTGGtgaaattcatttttgctgttcctttttggaagttttttttttttcttcttcccctcttcaTCGTCTTCCACCCCCGCTTCGTCCACCTCCTCCCCGATGGCACTGTCACGTAAGAATACAATTTTGTCTCCCCCCTTGTCGTAATAGCACTCCTTCTTCCTTGAGCCTACCTTGGGGCCTTTCCTCCTCTCTATGGAATGCACATTCAGGTGGTTCAAAAAATCTTCGCAGAAATAGATGCCACTTTTTATTAACTTGTTAAACCCCTCTGGTAACTCATTCACAATGAAACTTTCATCTTCGTACACTTTCGCGCTTCTGCGAATGCACCTGTACAGACGCTGCCGTTCCTTGGCCAGTTGGTTCTTCCGATCCCTCTCGTGGGGGGCATTAGCGGTTGGACTCATCTGCGCATTTACGCCACTTTGTTGGCCCACCGCACAGGTGGCTTCCTCCCCTGGGGGTACCTCCTCCTCGGCACTTCTCCCCGTACCCTCGACGGTTTGCCCCTCACTGGTGGACTTAGCCTTACTTTGGAAGAGGTCAAAGaagctttcctttttggtcTCCCCAATGGTTTCCTTCCCTTCGGTTGGTTCCTCCCTATTAGGGGCAACCCTCTCCTTAACTTTGAACACGTTAAACACATTGGGGGAGACCTCCCCGTGCACCTCTATCACGTCCTGTTTCAAATCCGGAAGGACAGTCACTTCTTTCAACCCGCATTCATTCGCATCTCCCTCCTGCACAGCGGTGGGAGAAAAATCTGTATTGTCGACCAGCTTGTACTTGTCCAAATATTCCACCACAATTTTGTGATTATCTTGGAGGGCAAAGAAAACGCAGgggttcttcaaaaaggggacattccctattttacttttcctaTAAATTTTGTCTTCATATTTAGAGTACATAAATagggagaggaaaaacgTTTCCGAGTCTCGCGTGTTTATTTTGTATCCCTCCATTACGCTCAGGAATTTTAGCCCACCGGAGTGGTTCCCCTCTACTGCGTATGGGTCTGCTGCGTACGCATCTGCCGCGTTTGGTGCCCCCAGCGGGGGAGAGCCACTTCCCTCCCAAGTCATGTTCCCATTTCGGGTGTAAACGACCGCCTCGCATGACTCGGAGGAAATGGCCACCACCGTCTGCCACTCGCTTATGTAAATACATTTGACAAAATTGTTTTCAAAATCTTGGAAATCAAAATCATTCGTGGAGTAGGTGACTCTCTTTATTTCGTCCTGTTCTATGAGCAGGTCATACATGATGGTGGTTAGCTCCTCCTCGTACAGGTACAAAACCATGAGGAAGATAGTCCTCCTGTTTTTTTGGGCTTCTAAAATTTTCGCGCAcattattttgcatttctcATGGCTAATGTTGATTTCTTCACTTATGCTGCTCAGATCGTATGTGTTGCTTTTTTGGAGGTCCTTCAAAACGAACACTTCTTTATTTGAGTACGTGAAGAGGAACACTCCGTTTTTCTCATCGACGTTGTTCACTGGGTCCGTCCACTCTTGGCACTCGTACAGCTGCGTGTTCCTCATGAGGTGCACCCGTTCGTCGGCGCTCAGGGCTAGGAACAGGTGGTCATCttaaaggggggggaaacaaacaAGTGTGCAGCGGGGCGTACTCAAACGTTGCATGTACGCGCAGCTGGGCACACTCAAACGTTGCATGTAATCGCAGCTGGGCACACTCAAACGCTGCAAACGCGCGCGTACCTATAGGCTTGAGCCCCCGCAGGGGCACGTCCACCCGGCAGAGGAGCTTCACCTTCTCGCTGCCATAGTCAAACGCGTAAACATTCTGCTGGTCCGTGTACAAAAAGGCCTGCGTGTCCGTCTTGTTGTTCTCAATTAAGAGGACATTCTCCTCGAAGGGCTGCGATTTGATGTTTATCTTGTCACCGCCGTCACTGCTGTCCTTGCTGTTTTCATTGTCAATTTTGTACAGAAAGTCAGACAGGGAAAAAACGTTTAAacttttgttaaaaaagtaGAGGCCCTTCTGCTTCGCATTGCTTATCGTGAAATTGCTGTTcgcaagttttttttcctcggtGGAGAAGTTTTCCTTCcgtttcttttcctcctccaccatGCAGAAGCAAGACCCATGTTGGAGTTTGAAGTACTCCGGTTCTTCGATAAACTCAATTTCGTTGATTTCTACCATTTTGTCATTGTAGCGGTGGGTGCGGGAGAGCACTCCGCGGGTGGGGGGCTGCGATCCGGGGGGATATAAATGGTAATATATTCGCTCACCTCACCTCactacaaaaaaggggccaaaACAATGTAGCCTTCTTTTGCAGTCTTCGCATTTTCCACCCCTCCTggctgttccttttttttatttcaaagtTGTATGAACAGGGAAGGTAGCTGCTCAtctgtgttcatttttttttttttttttttcaaagcgTAGTTTCTCCTTTCACAAAAACGAGCTTAAAACGACTCACTCGCATGGTAGTGGCCAAGTAGCGATGAACAGTGCGCATACTTATGTAACATATGTATACCCCCGCGTGACGCGGCAAATTCTCAGCTTGCATACAAACCGCGCATAtactttacaaaaaaaaaaataaaagcaaatcTTCGCTTTGCTAGCCAAATTGGGGAAATCAAAAAAGcgttgcgaaaaaaatatgaacaggtcagccATTTcgaaaaacaaattgcaaaaaaaaaaaaaaatatgtataaataaaaataaacgagcTAGCGAGCTTGTTAGCAGCTGAGCCTAACGAACGAATGAAAAGGCGACACTGGCACCTGCCGAATGACGCTTCAAACTTTTGTCACCTGTACGAAGGGGCGAAAAAGTAAATTTGCCGTGGGGCATAATTTACGCCAATGGAAGATCGCGCAACGGAGGTGGTCTACAACGTATTTGTGCAATAGCGCTGAAGCATGGCCTATGCACAAGTGTGGGTGATACGCAGAGGTGTACACACGTACGCACGTACACATGTAAATGCTACACATACTGCACTTTCGTCGGGGAAGACACTCCACACGCAGCGAAAGTAGCCACTCCTCGGGGGTCACTTCTTTACATGGTACACATAATTGACATTCCTGGAGGGCAACAGAAAAAAACTGCCGCTACTCTCATAGTAGTTGCAAAAGTAGTCCAGCAGATAGCAGGCAGATAAGGCATCCTTCCTGCCTGCACAATTTTTgttgtaaaattttgaaaataaagtaTTATTTTGATCCTTCACTTTGGtcaccatattttttaatgagaaGTTTAAACAAGTGtccgttttgttttccaTCTTTTGATTTTCCTTGCTCGACATGatacaatatttttccacaaaattattttgttgcTCTTTATAAACATTTCTATTTTTGAATGTGATCAATTCGTTTTTCACTTCGAAGGGAATTCTTCTTGCGCTcttccccagggggggttTTCTCTCTCCATTCACCTCGTTCATAAAATAGCACAGATGTCTGCCCATATCGCTTGCCAGCATGTTCATGTGCGGCCTGTAAAAGAAAGATAATTGCGCCCGCTCGTAAGTGAATGTGTGCACGTACATATTAGCGTGGTGTGTGCAACTTTGCTTAGGGAGGACTTGAACGAATGGGCATTCCCTATGGCCCCTCCACGGCACGTTAGAAGCGGCATTGTTATCTCCATTCACACAGAAACCTGATCAGGTAAAACTGTGCGTACGCTCCAGCATGTATGAACTGGCGCGGAAGAGTCCTCCCTCGCTGCACTCGGTTACCCGTTGCATCCGATGAGAACAATCACATTGCTGTTATATATGCATTCGAACAGGTaatggaaaaaggaaaaaaaattataaatgtggCCATTAAAGTACAGGGCATAAAACAGGATGACATTTTCCTTGAGGGGTACGTCAAACTCCTTGTTGTAAATTAAATGCTTGTGTCTTGCGGTGATTTTCTCGTATATGTATTTGTTCTTACATCGCACACACAGGCCTGTGTTCGGGGAGTGGGTTTCACGCAGGTGCTAGGGAGCCAAGTTTGCAATGGGGGACGCATCCATTTGGAGGGCAATCCACTTGGAGAGCAACCCACTTGGAGAGCAATCCATTTGGATAGGCAGCTCCACATGCATGACGCTCATTCCACGCTGATGCGAACGCGCCACTGGCCCGCTTCCCTTACCCATGAAGCTATAGCCGTAGTCAACCGACACGATGTTGTAGCTGCTAAGCGGGAGGTTCCCAATTTCGAGGACGCCCTCATCTAAGTTTACACTCGAAATGTTTAAACTGCTTGGGAGGTGCACATTATAGCTAAGCGCGCTGCCATGGGCGTTACTTTTAAGCTCATTTTCAGGCTCATTTGTATGCGCACTTTTATGCGCACTTTTGTGGGCACTTTTCCTGAGTCGACACGTGGAAACGACCCTTACATACATCACAGTGGCGCGCGGGCTCCTGTTTACGACCCTCCCGTGGCCTCCCACTGCACATTTGAGCAAAAGGATAGACAGCGCCGTGATGTAGAAGAACTTCCCTTTCATCGTCTCttaggcattttttttctcattcagCTGGACGCTCCTCGGAATGAATGCCAAAACGCTTTTGATGTctgccaggggggggaggaaacgGGGGAAACAGTATGTCTCGATTGCGCTATGCGTAGAGAACACACGTGGTGACATGTGCCCAAAGGGCACTCCCACGGGGGCCCAGCTTTAGGGGCCACTTCCTTACTCATATTTTCCTTCAAATCCTGGTAGTTCCTCTTTTTCGGGTTAATGCTGATTTTTTCACCTGCACATGGTCATGCGGAGTTCAAGAAAAAGGGGTTCATTTGGGGTGCATTGAGGGTACATTCAGTGTACATTCGACCATACGTAGGGTAGGACGATGACACGGAGGAATCCTCTCACGCGAAGGTACACACACGCATACGCCTGTAACACGTGGGCAGTGAACCCGTGTGCGTTCCCCGTTCAGCTGCTTACCTGATTCGTTGGGGGGGGTTGCCTTAACaacttcctccttcttctgtGCGTCCCCCTTCATTGGTGGGGGCTCTCAGAATGGCACTACGACTGGAGGTGCCGCTGTGGAAGCGGTTGCGGCTGCTGGGAGACTACTGGGGCGATTACTTCTGCAACTGCTGCCGCGATCACTGCCGCGTTTAATGCAGTGACTACGGCTTTGGCTACGGTCAGGCCCACCCCTGCAGGTGCCCCCGTGCCTGCACAGTTACGGCTGCAATTTCGCACAACGGCATACGCCGTaggttttgtttttttttggttatttTTGGGGCTCCATTCTCCGTTCGCATTCGCCAAGACTACGCGACTTAGCAGAAAGCGAGGAGCTCGTAAGGAAGTGTGTGTTTATcctttcgcaaaaatgaaagaaaaaaaaaaagtaaaaccgCAAAGCAATTGTAACGcgaagttgcaaaaaagcTGGGCAAACAGGGGCAGAAAAGTACCACAAAAGGGCTACATAACCGCGCGAGGTGGCAAAAACGAAGGTGGGGCAAAATGTACCGAGCGGACACCCAAAgcgcgccaaaaaaaaaaaattttttttttgcagcgaCTTTCCCCCGTGTAGTTGttaggaaagaaaaaaaaggcaaaggcgGAATGGCGCGAAGCGGAACAGAAACGaaacaagcaaaaaaaaaaaaagcgagtaaaaaaacaaaacagcgCTGAAACGTAAGTTTACGAACGTGAATGCAAATGCGTATGGCATGTAATTCCCACGCACATGTGCCACGTGAAGTGAGAGCAGACGAGGAAGCAAACGCagagaaaaatgggaagaaagaaaaaaacgcgttTGCCTCACCATGAATGTCTCCAAAAGAGAACATAAGCAACACAGCATATACATTATGCATAGCAAGTTGACTTTTTCATGTCCTGCAATTTGGGTATGCCTGAATGTCAGCGTTTTGAAGAGTTCGTAAagttttgttaaaaaaagaaagaattattttattttattttattttattattttcttttttttttttttttttttttctttgtttttgttttgtttcgtTTCATCCCCGCTGCGAACATGTGGAACGTTTTCAACTTCAACAATTTTGACGACAAGCTGAAGAacagcaaaaatgagaaggagGTTTATACGCACGAGGATTTGAGGTAGGCCAGTGTGGCGATGTGGTGGTATGGCGATGTGGCGGTGTGGCGGTGTGGCGTTGAGGCGCGGTGTCCGCATGGTGTCTTCACCATTCCCTCACAACGTCCCCACCGCGTCTCCACCACATCCCCACCGCGTCTCCACCACATCCCCACCGCGTCTCCACCGCGTCTCCatcgcttcctcccccccgtagGTACTACTTCGAAAAGCTGGTGAAGATTAACCTGAACAACGTCAACATAAACAACTTCATCGAGCTGCTGCGGAAAATCACGCAGATAACAATTTGGGGCGACAAATATGATGACCAGATTTTTCAGTAAGGAGGCGCGGCAAAAGCAGGGGAAAGAGAGGGGGGAGACCCATTATTGGGGGGAGACCGATTAGAGGAGAGCAGCTCCTCCCCCGCGAGTTGTCCACGTGGAGAGTTCCCCCTGTGGAGAGGTTCCCCTGTGGAGAGGTTCCCCTGTGTGGCTACCCCTGTGTGGCTGCTCACCCGCgcgcgcccctccccccccgaaggtACTTCTGCGAAGACAACATCTTCAACCACTTCATACACCTGCTGAGGCAAAACATAAACAAAAACATCAGGATTCAAATCTACCAGTCCCTCACCCTGCTGATACAGAACCTGCAAAAGGATATTTCTCTCTGTAAGGAGTGCCCCCCCGAGGGTGCGATCCGTGGGGCGAGGCACGAGAAggagccaaaaaaagggaaaacctCACAAGGGATTCGTAACTGAGTCAAATTCACAGCGATTTCTTAACTGTGTCAAATTCATAATGACTTCTTCCCAACTGTGacgcctctccccccccgcagactACATCTTCAGCaacaacaaaataaacaaccTGATTTACACGACGTTCATTTACCAAGACGATGAGATTATGCCCTACTACATCTCCATGATCAAGTCCATTTCGTTCTTCCTCAACTACCACACGTCCAAGTTCTTCTTCAACGAGGTAGGCAGTGGAGCGGTGCAGCGGCGGTGTGCAGCGCGACGGATGCCGTCTGCTTATTGCTTGCGTGAAATAAGCCGATGCGTTGGCAGCTCTATCTTCTTCCCCGCATCCCATCTcccccgctttttttttttttttttttttttttttttccacgaaGAAGAGTATGAAGTTCCCCCTGTACACGGAGTCGCTGAGGCTGTACAAGTTCAACGACATCATCACGAGGACGTACGTTAAGAATATTATCctaaacattttgaagagtAAGTCTCCTGGGTGAGGTCGCCTCTGAGGGGGTTGCCATTTAACGTAGCGCTCCTGAGGTGGTTGCCAGTGGGCTTAGCGCATCTGAGGGTGTTTCCAGCCGGCTTAGCTCTCGATGCACACGTGACTCACATCCGCCCCCTTCACGTTATTCCCCCCACGCTCACTTTCTTCGCCCCCCCCGTGCAGTCGAAGACGAGGGGATTGAAAACCTCATCCTCCTGCGGTCCGCATTCTTCACCATCCTGGTGTGCTACCTTCGCAACCACATCATAAGGATGAACAagatttacacaaaaataaaggagtccgaaaaattaaaaaaaatgtttaacaCTTGCCTGGACGAAGTGGACGACGTGCTGTACTTCTTCGAGGACATGCTGAATTGCGAGAAGAAGAGGATAAATGATATGCTGATGGTGAAGttgcttctttatttttttttcccgctgaTTGGCTCGTTCCACAGCTCCATCTACTTC
Coding sequences within:
- a CDS encoding hypothetical protein, conserved (encoded by transcript PVX_114085A), with the translated sequence MVEINEIEFIEEPEYFKLQHGSCFCMVEEEKKRKENFSTEEKKLANSNFTISNAKQKGLYFFNKSLNVFSLSDFLYKIDNENSKDSSDGGDKINIKSQPFEENVLLIENNKTDTQAFLYTDQQNVYAFDYGSEKVKLLCRVDVPLRGLKPIDDHLFLALSADERVHLMRNTQLYECQEWTDPVNNVDEKNGVFLFTYSNKEVFVLKDLQKSNTYDLSSISEEINISHEKCKIMCAKILEAQKNRRTIFLMVLYLYEEELTTIMYDLLIEQDEIKRVTYSTNDFDFQDFENNFVKCIYISEWQTVVAISSESCEAVVYTRNGNMTWEGSGSPPLGAPNAADAYAADPYAVEGNHSGGLKFLSVMEGYKINTRDSETFFLSLFMYSKYEDKIYRKSKIGNVPFLKNPCVFFALQDNHKIVVEYLDKYKLVDNTDFSPTAVQEGDANECGLKEVTVLPDLKQDVIEVHGEVSPNVFNVFKVKERVAPNREEPTEGKETIGETKKESFFDLFQSKAKSTSEGQTVEGTGRSAEEEVPPGEEATCAVGQQSGVNAQMSPTANAPHERDRKNQLAKERQRLYRCIRRSAKVYEDESFIVNELPEGFNKLIKSGIYFCEDFLNHLNVHSIERRKGPKVGSRKKECYYDKGGDKIVFLRDSAIGEEVDEAGVEDDEEGKKKKKKLPKRNSKNEFHHHFHSEDFDFYKHKKLSDRQCERIIKKIERKQGFLRDIRGIFVSEEGPNGEAQREGQPTKDQPEKDQPARDHPTKDPFNRNIQIDISPEERSKFYNQLDAYLSKRKLLKVRKEIFDDLKNGQLGAGHIFETVLYNLFKQDGLKHCEAFIYFVLKNLEVKIFSSSFFLLELYFAHLLSPYLRRNGTSAAPPPPSLGQQTPPSVKLLSLKGRFGTPFSGANRSSAHPNCGDKEPPQLDSEYSTDDLSEDDLLKKIKNEKDFAKKNEYLAKVIPLFNEPSSRESECTSFHLMHAGIHFVNKRMCHALSQKLFPILVERNLNKLDDELGLIKNYLFDVVLGSS
- a CDS encoding hypothetical protein, conserved (encoded by transcript PVX_114080A) encodes the protein MKGDAQKKEEVVKATPPNESGEKISINPKKRNYQDLKENMKTMKGKFFYITALSILLLKCAVGGHGRVVNRSPRATVMYVRVVSTCRLRKSAHKSAHKSAHTNEPENELKSNAHGSALSYNVHLPSSLNISSVNLDEGVLEIGNLPLSSYNIVSVDYGYSFMGLCVRCKNKYIYEKITARHKHLIYNKEFDVPLKENVILFYALYFNGHIYNFFSFFHYLFECIYNSNVIVLIGCNGPHMNMLASDMGRHLCYFMNEVNGERKPPLGKSARRIPFEVKNELITFKNRNVYKEQQNNFVEKYCIMSSKENQKMENKTDTCLNFSLKNMVTKVKDQNNTLFSKFYNKNCAGRKDALSACYLLDYFCNYYESSGSFFLLPSRNVNYVYHVKK